DNA from Rhizobacter sp. J219:
TCATCGACCGCACCAACGGCAAGTTCATCTCGGCGAAGAACTTCGTCGACGTGAACTGGGCGAGCGGCTACGACGACAAGGGCTTCCCCATCGAGACGCGCAACGCGCGCAGCGAGCAGTCGACAGAGCAGATCCCCGGGCCGCTCGGCGCGCACAACTGGCACCCGATGTCGCACAGCCCCAAGACCGGCCTCGTGTACCTGCCCGCGCAGAACATTCCCATCTCGATGATGGACAACAAGGCCTGGAAGATGGACCAGATGACGCTGGGCGCGGCCGGCTCCAACCAGGGCTGGAACACCGCCTTCTTCCTCGGCGCCACGCCCACCGCGAGCAAGCCCTTCGGCCGCCTGATCGCCTGGGACCCGGTGGCGCAGAAGGAAGCCTGGCGCCATGAGCATGTGTCGCCGTGGAACGGCGGCACGCTCGTGACCGCGGGCAACGTCGTCTTCCAGGGCTCGGCCGAGGGCCGCTTCTTCGCCTTCAACGCCAAGACCGGCGAGAAGCTGTGGGAGACGCCCACCGGCACCGGCGTGATCGCCGCGCCCGCGACCTACATGGTCGACGGCAAGCAGTACGTGTCGATCGCCGTCGGCTGGGGCGGCTCGTACGGCGTCTACAAGCGCGCGAGCGAGAAGGTCGGCCCCGGCACGGTCTACACCTTCGCCCTCGGCGGCAAGGCGCCGCTGCCGGAGTTCGCGGCGGTGCAGCTCAATGCGCTGCTCGCCGGCGTGGCCTATGACCCGAAGCAGGTGCCCGAAGGCCAGGGCCTGTATGTCGCGAGCTGCGTGCTCTGCCACGGTGTGCCGGGGGTCGACCGCGGCGGCAACATCCCCAACCTCGGCTACTCGCACCCCGACGTGATCAACAACCTCGAAGCCTGGGTGCTCGGTGGTGCGGCCAAGGACAAGGGCATGCCCGACTTCACCGGCAAGATCAAACCGGAAGACATCCCGAAGCTCAAGGCCTTCATCCAGGGCGTGCCGGATTCGATCCGGCCCAAGAAGTAGACGGCTCGCGTCTTGCGCACAGCGGCCGGTGCCCTGCACCGGCCGTTTTCCATTCGTCGAGGCGAATGGCGTAGCACAGGCCGTCTGCGCCCGCTTGTACGGGAAGGGGGGTCACAAGCACCAATCGCCCTGCCGGGGCGCTTCACCGAGGATCGCGTCCCCAGCGGGGCCAGCCCGGTCCGCTCAGCACGTCCAAGGAGCGCGCCTGTGATCACCTCCCACTTCGTCGTCCGGGCGCTCCGCCGCGCCCTCGTCTGCACCGGCGCCGTCGCGCTGCTCGGGGCGGCTGGCCTCGCGCAGGCCCAGCTCGCCATGGGCAAGCCCAAGTTCCTCGGCAACATCATCGCGGGCAGCGTGCCCTCGAACTTCAGCGCCTACTGGAACCAGGTCACACCCGAGAACGCAGGCAAGTGGGGCTCGGTCGAGGCCACGCGCAACCAGATGAACTGGGGCCCGCTCGACACCGCCTACAACTACGCGCGCGCCAACGGCTTCCCCTTCAAGCAGCACACCTTCGTGTGGGGCGCGCAGGAGCCGGGTTGGATCGGCTCGGTCAGCGCATCGACCCAGGCGTATGAAGTCGAAGAGTTCATGCGCCTGTACTGCCAGCGCTACCCGCAGACGCAGTACATCGACGTGGTCAACGAGCCCATCAGCCAGCCCGCGAGCTACCGCAATGCGCTGGGTGGCGCCGGCTCGACCGGCTGGGACTGGATCGTCTGGTCGTTCCAGAAGGCACGCCAGCACTGCCCCAGCGCCAAGCTGCTGCTCAACGAGTACGGGATCATCAACGACGCCACCAAGCTCAACCGCTACAAGGGCATCGTCAACATCCTGAAGGCGCGCGGGCTGATCGACGGCGTGGGCATCCAGGCCCACCACTTCAGCATGGACAACCTCTCGGCCGCCACGATGAAGGCCAACCTCGACTCGCTGGCGCAGACGGGCGTGCCCATCTTCGTGTCGGAGCTCGACATGACCGGCGACGACTCCACCCAGCTCGCGCGCTACCAGCGCCTCTTCCCCGGCCTGTGGACGCACCCCGGCGTGGCCCACGTGACGCTCTGGGGCTACATCGAGGGCCAGACCTGGGTCAACAACACCCACCTCGTGCGCCGCGACGGCAGCGAGCGCCCGGCGATGGCCTGGCTCAAGAACTACGTGCGCACCACCACCATCGGCGGTGGCGGTGGTGGCGGCACCAGCAAGACCATCGTCGTGCGCGCACGCGGCACCACCGGCCAGGAGAGCGTCACGCTGCGCATCGGTGACACCGCCGTGCGCACCTGGACGCTGAGCACGACGATGACCAGCTACACCATCACCACGACGGCGTCGGGTGGCTCGCTGGTCCAGTTCACCAACGATACGACCGGCCGCGACGTGCAGGTCGACTACCTGAGCGTGAACGGCAGCGTGCGCCAGGCCGAAGCCCAGACCTACAACACGGGCGTCTGGCAGAACAGCGCCTGTGGCGGCGGTTCGGGCCGCAGCGAATGGCTGCACTGCAACGGCGCCATCGGCTTCGGCGACCTCTGAACCGGCCGGCTGCGAAAGGACCCGTCATGAACACTCGCACCCTCCGGGCGCGCCGCACGATCTCGGCGCTCGTCTTCGCCGCCGGCGCGGCGCTGTTGCTGGGCCCGCGCCCGGCCGACGCGGCCATCACCGTCGACACCAACGCCTGGTACGTGCTCGTCAATGCCAACAGCGGCAAGGCGCTCGACCTCTACAACTGGATCACCGCCGACGGCGCCGAATTCCGCCAGTGGACGCGCGGTGACGGCGCCAACCAGCAGTTCCAGTTCGTGAGTTCCGGCAACGGCTACTACCGGCTGCGCAACCGCCACTCCGGCAAGGTGGTGGGCGTGGCCAACGGCTCCACGGCCAACGGCGGCGCGATCAACCAGTACACCGACCAGAACGCGGCCAGCCAGCAGTTCCGCCTGGCCGGCAGCGACAACAACGCGGTGCGCTTCGTCAACGCCAATTCGGGCAAGGCACTCGATGTGGTCGGGGCCTCCACGGCCGACGGCGCCGACATCCAGCAATACACCGACGTCGCCGGCCGCAACCAGACCTGGGCGCTGGTGCCGGTCACCACGACCACGCCACCGCCGCCCACCGGCGGCGTGAGGTTGCCCACGAGCTTCCGCTGGACGTCGAGTGCTGCGCTGATGGTCGCCAAGCCGGCCGCGCAACACCCGGAGGTGGCGATCAAGGACCCGACGGTCGTCTACCACGGCGGCCGCTGGCACGTGTTTTCCACGCAGGCCAAGGGCAACGGCTGGGGGCTCGAATACCGCTCGTTCACCGACTGGGCCAACGCCGGCTCGGCCAACCCGTACTTCCTCGACTCGACCCGCATCGGCGCGGGCTACCGCGCGGCGCCCTTCATCTTCTTCCACACGCCCTCGCAGCTCTGGTACCTCGTGTTCCAGAACGGCAACGCCGCCTACTCCACCAACCCCGACATCAACAACCCGGGCGGCTGGAGCGCGGTGCGCACTTTCTACAGCAGCGTGCCGAGCAACATCCAGGCGGACATCCGCGCCGGCGCCAACTGGCTCGACTTCGCGGTGGCCTGCGACACCGTCAACTGCCACCTCTTCTCGGCTGGCGACAACGGCAAGATCTACCGCTCGCAGACCACGCTTGCCAACTTCCCGAACGGCTTCGGCAGCACGGTGGTCACCTTGCAGGACTCGAACCGCAACAACCTCTTCGAAGCGCCGCAGGTCTACAAGGTGCGCGAGACGGGGCAGTACCTGATGATCATCGAGGCCATCGGCAGCAGCGGGCGCTACTTCCGCTCGTTCACGTCCAGCAGCCTGAGCGGCCCGTGGACGGCCATGGCGAGCGCCACCGAGAGCAACCCCTTCGCGGGCGACGCCAACGTGAGCTTCCCCACCGGCAAATGGAGCCAGGGCATCAGCCACGGCGAGATCCTGCGCACCGGGTACGACCAGAACCTGGAGATCAGCGCCTGCAACATGCGCTTCCTCTACCAGGGCCTCGCGCCCGGGGCGAGCGGCAGCTACGACCGCCTGCCCTACCGGCTGGGCCTGCTGACGCAGACCAACTCGCCCTGCTGAGCCGCACACGGCCCCAGAAATGACGCAGGCGCTCCAAGGAGCGCCTGCGGGTCCGGCTGCGAAGCCGAAGACTATGTTCGGGGAGCCGCCCCGGACCAAGAGGATGTAGACACGATCACCTCCTTTCGCAGTTGATGGAAGGCCGAGGGTAAGCGCTGCGCGGCGGTTGTGGGTGCTTTTCTGTGTGGAGGAATGTCGCTTGGTCCCGTCCAGACGCATTCATTCCACTTGCCACCATGACGACGGCACGGGTGGTCGCGATGGCAAACGGCGGGTGGGATGGCATTGGGCTGCGCGCGGCAGTCAGGAGTCGCCGCCGAGCCATGCCGACAGCCGATGCTCGCAAGTTTTGAAGACGATGTAGGCAATGCAGCTCACAACGCCTTGCGCGACAAGTTCGACCAACTGTTGAAGTGCGCCGTCCATCAATGCCATCAACCCATGGTCGCGCAACAGCTGCAGATTCGCAGCCAGCAAACTGACGAGATTCAACGTGCCCAGCGCACCGACGAGGAAACTCAGGCTGAGGACAACGAACGTGAGCCACAGCCGAGACAGCACCACTCTTCGGAACGATGTGTTGATCATGTTTGCCGGCCAGATGACTACCCGTCAGTCGCTTGGGGCGACGGTCAACTTACAGGGCGTATTTCGCAACGAGGCTGCTTCGTGGCGTTGCTGCAAGTTGATTTCGCTTGGCAAATACAACCCACCAAGGCAGAAGGTGCCGACAGATTGAAGGCCGGATGGCGCTTCTCAATCGGACGACAGGGTGCATCGAGTGACCGCCTGAGACTGGGTGCTGCCGCTCGACTTCGAAGGGCAGCCACTCACTCTCTTCCCGAGCTGTTTCAGCTTGGGACGTCACCCATGATTCGGGGGACCATCCCCTCTTCTTCTGAGCTAGGCTAGCTCGCGAATACGCGACGGAAGTCTTGGCTTCCGGAAGTATTGTCGTCGTCGACTGCTTTCCACCAACCATCAGTTGAGGTCTTCCGTGTCCGCCTTCCATTCCATTTTCGGCATCGTCTTAGGCTCACTGCTGTCCTGCTCCGTCATTGCTGCCCCCATCAACACCCGTCTTGATACAACGCCGTGCACACCGTCGTTTGAAGCGATGCAGGCCGCCAACCTGATGCTCTTTCGGCAGGGCTTGCAGGAAGAGATGGCCCGCAGCGCACCGCGACAGAGCCGGCTCGAGATGCTGAACAAGGCCATCAAGGACGCAACGTCGATGGGGCCCTTGCAATACGCGACGAGACATGAACCGCCAGGGTCTGAGTTCTATCCGGACGCGCCGCTCTCGTCGCTGAACTACATCGCTTCCCGAGAGCGGAAGATGATGCAAGCGCTCTTGGCGAATGACATGGACGCATATCGCGTCGTCAAAGGCGTGACACCGAGCGGGCCTGTACAACTCGCATCCTTTAGCGCCGACGAGTGGATGAATATGTGTGTCGTGCTGGCGCGGATCTCATTCATCACGCGCAAGCCAACGAGCAAAGCAGACCAACAATTGCTTGAGAAGTTCGGCAACTTCGTCACCGGTTCTATCAATGCGGCCGCATCTTCCCAACCTGCACCCGTAGCGCCCAGCCGGCCAAGTCCCGAAGCGCGGCCCAGCCCGCCTCCCGCAGCCCAGGCACAGGTGGTCAACCCGGGTGCCGGCGTGGTGATCCACAACACCCTTCCCGGCGAGCGCCGTCTCACCGGTCCCGACGGTTGCCTGCAGCCGCACATGGGCGAGCCCACCACCAGCAGCGGTCCTGGCGACTGCAAACCCGCACCGACCTACTCCACGCTGCTCAGCCACGGCCAGTGCATCGAGCGCGCCCGCGCCATCCAGCTTGAGTGGAAGCAGGAGAGCGACATGGCCGGCAGCAACGGCGCACGCCTCGTGGCGGCCGAGCGGAAGGCACAGCTCGCGTTGAAGCAGCTGTTCCAGCAACAATGTGCCCACCACCCGGATGCGGCGGCCTGGGTCCGCAAGGCCGATCAGACCCTGCGCGGCGAGACTGGTGCCGCGGCCGCCTTCGGCAGTGGAGGGCAGGGTGGCGACGCAGGCACGTCCACCGACAAGTACTACACCCCCATCATCAACTGCATGGGCATTCGCAGGGCGCAGAACTCGAACTTCACCTTCTGCATCGCAAACGACTGCAACCGTACTCTAGAGGCGCACTTCAGCGGCGGGATGGTGAGCGTGGGCGCAGGGCGCTGCGCGCCCATCTCGGCCGGCCCCAACCCGGTTTTCTATGCGGCCTGCGAGAAGAACGACGGTTTTGATCGTGCGACGCACCGGTGCCGGCGCTAACGGGTCAGTCTGTGGTCGCGAAGTGCGCCAACTGGTCATGATGCGCCCTGGCGAACGACGGTCGCGCCATTGCTCGCCCGAGGCAGGTTCGGCATGCGGAGTGTTGAGTCTGCCCATCGTAGCGATTCACCCTCCGCAGCACATCGGCCCTTACGAATGTCGGCCACTAAAAAGAGCCCGGCCAGCCAAGTGCAAACAGACAACGCCGCCTCCAGGTGCTGTAGGCGCGGGCCGCCAGGAAGGCAGGGTCGTCCGCAAGCTTAAAGGTGGACCACAACCGACTGTCCCTCTCGACCGAGTTGAGCACGGCGATGAGCCATTGCCGGACTTGGCTGCGCGAATGGGGATTTGAGCGTCCGCTACAGCGTCTCCTGGCTGCCGTCTTGCAATGACGGCTCGGGGTCGAGAGTGCCGGTTCTCCGCTGGCGACTGGCGTCGTTTGAGGCGCGGTCCAAGAAACCCTGAGGCTCGTGCTCGTTGCTCAAGACCTTGAGCGGTCTGTGAGCCGGGACACCAGCAACGGGCCAACGACTGCTACCTGCAGACACCGTGCGTAGAGACTGCAGGATCCACCGGCGGCAACCGCTGCATAGCCACCGGTGATCAATTGCTCAGATCAAAATGGGGCCCCGATACCTTCGGCGGTCAGGCCACTAGCGTGAGCCGCGCTCCTGCCGCGCAAGGGTGAGAAGCGCGTCCAGGGCTTCCTCACTCAGCTCATTCAAGGCTCCAAAGTTCGCCTTCGACAGGGGGCTCTGCTCGAATCTGCGCAGCAGCAAAGCGCGCCGCTGGCGCCCCTCGGCCTCGGCAGCCTGCTCGGGTGTCATGTGCGGCGCGCGTGCGTTCTCGGACTCTTGCTCACGTGCACCGATAAGCCGCTCCGGCAGTGGCCCGTGCGGGCGCCGCTGCGCACCCGAAGCCGCATCGCCGGGCTTGTTGCCGGGGCCTCGTGGTGCGCCAGGTCTTGGCGGTCGTGAGCGCGGTGACGCCGGGCCCCGTTGAGATGGCTTCGTCGATCGGTCAGGGCGATCAACGGTGGCGGGCTGCGCCGAGCGCGTGACACGGGTGGCGGGCCGCTCTCCGGTCGCTTGCGAAGTTGCCTGCGACACCTCCACCTGCTCGGAACGGCGTGGCGGGTGGGTCGGCCCATGCGAAGCCCGGGCCGCCTCGCGCTCTGCGCGCTTCCTTGCTTCGACAAGCACACGGCGCCGCTCGAGTTCCACGCCTGCAGCATCTCGGTGTTCGGCAGAAATTTCCCCGGCCGGATGGCCGTCGAGGTCGACGCGTGTCGCACCCTCCACCACAAGGGCACGCAGGTAGGCGGTCCTGGTGGTGTGGCGCTGCAAGAAGAATGAGAGTGCCTTCTTGGTGAACACCCCTGGCGCACGTTGATGGATGTCGGCCTGGATGCGAAGCTTGATCGGCTTGATGACACCCGCACCGAACAGCGCCGGGAAGTGCGTGGCCAGCAGGCGCCCGGTGTCGGCCACGCTGGGTTCGGGCCGGGGTGCCGGTGCCGCAGCCGCCTCGGGAGCAGGGTGCGCCGCCTGGGCCGGCGTGTTCAGCGTCGCATCGGGAGTTGTGCCCAAGAAGGGCTCGGAAATCTTCGGAATGTCAGGCATCGGAACGGAGCGGGTGGGTCACTGAGGCGGCGGTGTAGCCGGGCCACGCATTCTCGGTCCACGGACGCGGTATCTGTACGCGTCGCCGAAGGACAGCACCCGGCACAGCGGCCTATGGCCGCGTAACGCGACACCACCGCACAACGCGCCACTCAGAAAAAAGGCCACCCGAAGGTGGCCTTGGGTCCCGCCATCAACAACCCCCACTCATGCGGTCTGGATCTTCTCCGGCGTGAACGGCATCGAGCGCAGGCGTTTGCCGGTCGCGGCGAAGAGCGCATTGCCGACCGCCGGGCCGATGAGCGCAGTGCCGGGTTCGCCCACGCCGCCGGGTTTCTCGGTGCTGGGCACGAGCACGGTCACCATCTCGGGCGATTCGTTCATGCGCAGCAGCCGGTAGTTGTGGAAGTTGGTCTGCTGCACACGCCCCTTCTCGACGGTGATCTCGCCGTAGAGCGCGGCGGTGAGGCCGAAGACGATGCTCGACTGCACCTGCGCCTCGACCGTGTCGGGGTTGACCATGCGGCCGAGGTCGGCCACCGTCGTCACCTTGTGCACCGTGATCTCGCCGTTCTTCACTGAGATCTCGGCCACCATCGCCATGTAGGTGTCGTAGCCTTCCATCAGCGCGATGCCGCGTGAGCGGCCGGCCGGTGCCGGCGTGCCCCAGCCGGCCTTCTCGGCGCACTGCTTGAGCACGTTGGCAAAACGCGGCTTGTTCGCGAGCAGCGACATGCGGTACTGATACGGGTCCTGCTTCGCGTTCACCGCCAGCTCGTCGATGAAGGTCTCGTTGGCGAACGCATTGAGCGCGTGGCTCACGCTGCGCCAGTAGCCCACCCGCAGGCCGGCGTCGTGCTTCAGGATCTCGTGCTTGGTCGCCGGGATCTCATAGGCCGCCATCGCCGCCTCGGTCATCAGCGGGTCCTGCACCGGCGCGGGCAGGCCGAAGACACGGCCGGTGACTGACTGCGAGGTCATGCGGAAGGTCATGGCCGTCGGCTTGCCGTCGTCGCCGATGGCGGCGGCCAAGTGGTGCACCGACTGCGGCCGGTAGAAGTCGTGCGTCATGTCGTCTTCACGCGTCCACACGAGCTTGACCGGCTTGCCCACGGCCTTGCTGATCTGCGCGGCCTGGATGATGAAGTCGATGTCGATGCGCCGCCCGAAACCACCGCCGAGGAAGGTGGTCTTGAGCGTCACGTTCTCGACCGGCACGCCCACGACCTTCGCGACCGTGCCCGCAGCAGCGTCCTGCCACTGCGTGGGGCCGATGAGGTCGACACGGTTGTTGTGCACGTGGGCGGTGAAGTTCATCGGCTCCAGCGGCGCGTGCGACAAAAGCGGCATCACGTACTCGGCCCGATGCACCTTGGCGGCGGCCTTGATCACCGCATCGGCATCGCCGGTCTTGGGCAGCGGCAGCGGCTTGGCGCCCTCGGCCACCGCGGCTGCCTTGATGCTCGCGAGCATGCTCTTGTCGCTGAGCGCCGCACCCGCGCCTTCGTCCCACTCGATCTTCACGCCCGAGCGGGCCTTGTTGGCGTGCCACCAGGTGTCGGCCACCACGGCCACGCCGTCGGGGATCTGCACCACGTCGATCACGCCGGGCATCTTTTTCGCGGCGCTGGCGTCGAAGCTCTTGACCTTGCCGCCGATCACCGGGCACTGCTCGAGCGCGGCGTAGACCATGCCGGGCAGCTTGACGTCGATGCCGAACTCGGCGGTGCCGTTGGTCTTGGCGGGCGTGTCGAGCCGCTTGGTGGGCTTGCCGACGATGCGGAAGTCCTTCGGGTCCTTCAGCTTCGGGGTCTGCGGCACCGGCAGGCGGGCGGCGTCGGCGGCGAGTTGGCCGTAGGTGGCCTTCTTGCCTTTCGGCCCGAGCACCATGCCGTTCTCGGCGCGCAGCTGGTCTTCCGGGATGTTCCATTTCAGCGCAGCGGCGCTCACGAGCATCATGCGCACCTGGGCGCCGGCCACGCGCAGCTTGTCCCAGCCGTCGCGCACGGAGGTGGAGCCCCCGGTGAGCTGCGGGCCGCCGAGCAGGGCGTTGCCGTAGATCTTGCCGTTGGGCGGCGCCATCGCGACGCGGATGTTCTTGATGTCGACGTTCAGCTCTTCGGCGATGAGCATGGGCATCGAGGTGTAGACGCCCTGGCCCATCTCGGAGCGGGCCGAGATCAGCGTGATGGTGTTGTCGTCGCTGATGTGCACCCAGGCATTGGGCGTGTGCACGGTGCCGGCAGCCAGCGCCTTGCCGAGGCCGCCGACGTCGACGCCGAGCAGGAGGCCGCCCGAGGCGGCGAGGGTTGAGGCTTGCAGGAAGCCGCGGCGGGATGTCGTGATCGTGGTCATGGCATCACCTCCTTCAGGCCTTGTTCATCTCGGCCGCGGCGGTCTTGATCGCGGCCT
Protein-coding regions in this window:
- a CDS encoding endo-1,4-beta-xylanase: MITSHFVVRALRRALVCTGAVALLGAAGLAQAQLAMGKPKFLGNIIAGSVPSNFSAYWNQVTPENAGKWGSVEATRNQMNWGPLDTAYNYARANGFPFKQHTFVWGAQEPGWIGSVSASTQAYEVEEFMRLYCQRYPQTQYIDVVNEPISQPASYRNALGGAGSTGWDWIVWSFQKARQHCPSAKLLLNEYGIINDATKLNRYKGIVNILKARGLIDGVGIQAHHFSMDNLSAATMKANLDSLAQTGVPIFVSELDMTGDDSTQLARYQRLFPGLWTHPGVAHVTLWGYIEGQTWVNNTHLVRRDGSERPAMAWLKNYVRTTTIGGGGGGGTSKTIVVRARGTTGQESVTLRIGDTAVRTWTLSTTMTSYTITTTASGGSLVQFTNDTTGRDVQVDYLSVNGSVRQAEAQTYNTGVWQNSACGGGSGRSEWLHCNGAIGFGDL
- a CDS encoding non-reducing end alpha-L-arabinofuranosidase family hydrolase; translated protein: MNTRTLRARRTISALVFAAGAALLLGPRPADAAITVDTNAWYVLVNANSGKALDLYNWITADGAEFRQWTRGDGANQQFQFVSSGNGYYRLRNRHSGKVVGVANGSTANGGAINQYTDQNAASQQFRLAGSDNNAVRFVNANSGKALDVVGASTADGADIQQYTDVAGRNQTWALVPVTTTTPPPPTGGVRLPTSFRWTSSAALMVAKPAAQHPEVAIKDPTVVYHGGRWHVFSTQAKGNGWGLEYRSFTDWANAGSANPYFLDSTRIGAGYRAAPFIFFHTPSQLWYLVFQNGNAAYSTNPDINNPGGWSAVRTFYSSVPSNIQADIRAGANWLDFAVACDTVNCHLFSAGDNGKIYRSQTTLANFPNGFGSTVVTLQDSNRNNLFEAPQVYKVRETGQYLMIIEAIGSSGRYFRSFTSSSLSGPWTAMASATESNPFAGDANVSFPTGKWSQGISHGEILRTGYDQNLEISACNMRFLYQGLAPGASGSYDRLPYRLGLLTQTNSPC
- a CDS encoding ProQ/FinO family protein, whose amino-acid sequence is MGTTPDATLNTPAQAAHPAPEAAAAPAPRPEPSVADTGRLLATHFPALFGAGVIKPIKLRIQADIHQRAPGVFTKKALSFFLQRHTTRTAYLRALVVEGATRVDLDGHPAGEISAEHRDAAGVELERRRVLVEARKRAEREAARASHGPTHPPRRSEQVEVSQATSQATGERPATRVTRSAQPATVDRPDRSTKPSQRGPASPRSRPPRPGAPRGPGNKPGDAASGAQRRPHGPLPERLIGAREQESENARAPHMTPEQAAEAEGRQRRALLLRRFEQSPLSKANFGALNELSEEALDALLTLARQERGSR
- a CDS encoding xanthine dehydrogenase family protein molybdopterin-binding subunit, coding for MTTITTSRRGFLQASTLAASGGLLLGVDVGGLGKALAAGTVHTPNAWVHISDDNTITLISARSEMGQGVYTSMPMLIAEELNVDIKNIRVAMAPPNGKIYGNALLGGPQLTGGSTSVRDGWDKLRVAGAQVRMMLVSAAALKWNIPEDQLRAENGMVLGPKGKKATYGQLAADAARLPVPQTPKLKDPKDFRIVGKPTKRLDTPAKTNGTAEFGIDVKLPGMVYAALEQCPVIGGKVKSFDASAAKKMPGVIDVVQIPDGVAVVADTWWHANKARSGVKIEWDEGAGAALSDKSMLASIKAAAVAEGAKPLPLPKTGDADAVIKAAAKVHRAEYVMPLLSHAPLEPMNFTAHVHNNRVDLIGPTQWQDAAAGTVAKVVGVPVENVTLKTTFLGGGFGRRIDIDFIIQAAQISKAVGKPVKLVWTREDDMTHDFYRPQSVHHLAAAIGDDGKPTAMTFRMTSQSVTGRVFGLPAPVQDPLMTEAAMAAYEIPATKHEILKHDAGLRVGYWRSVSHALNAFANETFIDELAVNAKQDPYQYRMSLLANKPRFANVLKQCAEKAGWGTPAPAGRSRGIALMEGYDTYMAMVAEISVKNGEITVHKVTTVADLGRMVNPDTVEAQVQSSIVFGLTAALYGEITVEKGRVQQTNFHNYRLLRMNESPEMVTVLVPSTEKPGGVGEPGTALIGPAVGNALFAATGKRLRSMPFTPEKIQTA